In Humulus lupulus chromosome 7, drHumLupu1.1, whole genome shotgun sequence, the following are encoded in one genomic region:
- the LOC133792061 gene encoding uncharacterized protein LOC133792061, whose product MATDQFKAKTLFDLMKHHFETEEGKLLCKKVNLVYQINLAPKFTVEAHLHVSNVQVIDLVTGKPCKVGIKYLEDGTKVRVSRGLGASGSIISRLEILKIRTTPRPIVAGPKVTPMDVVMEKTYDAKIGRGMPEL is encoded by the exons ATGGCGACTGATCAGTTCAAGGCAAAGACTTTATTCGATTTGATGAAGCATCACTTCGAAACCGAAGAGGGTAAACTGCTTTGCAAGAAAGTTAATCTCGTTTACCAGATCAATCTCGCACCCAAG TTTACGGTTGAAGCTCATCTTCATGTTTCAAATGTTCAAGTTATTGATCTAGTCACAGG GAAGCCTTGTAAAGTTGGTATTAAGTATCTTGAAGATGGAACCAAAGTAAGAGTATCCAGAGGCCTGGGTGCATCAGGATCCATTATTTCTCGTCTTGAGATATTGAAGATAAGGACTACGCCAAGGCCTATAGTTG CTGGTCCAAAGGTTACTCCAATGGATGTTGTGATGGAGAAGACTTATGATGCAAAAATAGGGCGAGGCATGCCTGAACTTTGA